One part of the Stegostoma tigrinum isolate sSteTig4 chromosome 14, sSteTig4.hap1, whole genome shotgun sequence genome encodes these proteins:
- the LOC125457960 gene encoding succinate receptor 1-like gives MNKTCLDINPQLEKYYLPTLYAIEFILGLVGNVSVIWGYIFCLKEWKCSNIYLFNLSITDLAFICTLPMLVVYYAKGNKWVFGQVTCILNRYILHANMYTSILFLTCISIDRYLLVVSPLKLHWFQKKFNAVKICLSIWVFVTLELVPIFIFIDGQIINSTDDESSFQCLDYASSGNASQSLIYSLCLTVSGFLLPLCVMFFFYFQTARSLKKLMQQRTKVQAEKPLALVVLAIVIFLVFFTPYHIMRNIRIASRVETSTTSECRKLAAKALYAISRPLAFLNSITNPIFYFMLGDMFREQFLNKLKSIFWGKSEVSHQKEDSPTNKC, from the coding sequence ATGAATAAGACATGTTTGGACATTAATCCTCAGCTGGAGAAGTATTACCTTCCAACATTGTACGCAATAGAGTTCATTTTAGGACTGGTCGGAAACGTTTCTGTGATATGGGGCTACATATTCTGTCTGAAGGAATGGAAGTGCAGCAACATCtaccttttcaatctttccatcACGGACCTGGCTTTCATTTGTACCCTTCCCATGCTCGTCGTCTACTATGCCAAAGGCAATAAGTGGGTTTTTGGTCAGGTCACGTGTATATTAAATAGATACATCCTTCACGCTAACATGTATACAAGTATCTTGTTTCTCACTTGCATCAGCATCGATCGTTACCTCCTTGTGGTAAGCCCATTGAAGCTTCACTGGTTTCAGAAAAAGTTCAATGCTGTTAAAATCTGCCTCAGCATCTGGGTTTTTGTAACACTGGAGTTGGTGCCTATATTCATTTTTATTGATGGTCAGATAATCAACAGCACAGACGATGAGTCCTCCTTCCAGTGTTTGGATTATGCCAGCTCGGGAAATGCCTCCCAGAGTCTGATTTACAGCTTGTGCCTCACAGTTTCTGGTTTTCTCTTACCTCTCTGCGTCATGTTTTTCTTCTATTTCCAAACTGCACGCAGCCTTAAGAAACTAATGCAACAGCGCACCAAGGTTCAGGCAGAAAAGCCGCTTGCCTTGGTCGTGTTGGCCATTGTCATTTTCTTAGTATTCTTCACTCCTTATCACATAATGCGCAACATTCGCATTGCTTCCCGAGTGGAGACCAGCACCACGTCAGAGTGTAGGAAATTAGCTGCAAAGGCTCTGTATGCCATCTCAAGGCCCCTGGCTTTCCTCAACTCCATTACAAACCCAATTTTCTACTTCATGTTGGGGGACATGTTCAGGGAGCAGTTCCTCAACAAACTGAAGAGCATCTTCTGGGGAAAGTCTGAGGTATCCCATCAGAAAGAGGACAGTCCCACAAACAAATGCTGA